Proteins found in one Pseudomonas sp. P8_241 genomic segment:
- a CDS encoding DUF4350 domain-containing protein has translation MSRRGWIVIGVLGIVLLAISSVYLYLKATPFQEEIDHGPSPEAQANPYLAAEHFLRKQGLTVTHANGLDALPALDPRQHSLLLLGDRYNMTPRQIDQVMNWTRGGGRLLFVAQSLWDEKLGQSNDLLLDRVQIHQSLSKDLKGPPPNVGEDPYPNLTRLYLEDEDAPAFAGFDTAFHLEDPNNLAQAWANSSKATHMMQLGLGLGSVIVVTDADLWKTPTIDLYDNAWLLWYLTADTDVTLVFNTDHDSLPTLLLRYFPQALVALFALICLGFWHLGVRQGPLLEPAPKARRQLQEHLRASADFIWRRSGQAHLLQALQQDILRRARRRYPGFEQLDVAEQWQVIERLTGQPTHAISQAMTPRPKRRVSSVDFSRQVAHLQILRNAL, from the coding sequence TTGAGTCGGCGTGGATGGATAGTGATCGGCGTGCTCGGTATTGTTCTGCTCGCAATATCGAGTGTTTATCTGTACCTCAAGGCCACACCCTTTCAGGAAGAAATCGATCACGGTCCCTCTCCCGAGGCCCAGGCCAATCCCTATCTGGCAGCGGAACACTTCCTGCGCAAGCAAGGCCTGACCGTCACCCACGCCAATGGACTCGACGCCCTGCCGGCCCTCGACCCGCGCCAGCACAGCCTGCTGTTGCTCGGGGACCGCTACAACATGACCCCACGACAGATTGATCAAGTGATGAACTGGACCCGGGGCGGTGGGCGGCTGTTGTTCGTCGCCCAATCGCTGTGGGATGAAAAACTGGGCCAGAGCAATGACCTGCTGCTTGATCGAGTGCAGATTCACCAGTCGCTGAGCAAAGACCTCAAGGGCCCGCCGCCCAATGTCGGCGAAGATCCCTACCCCAACCTGACCAGACTTTACCTGGAAGACGAAGATGCACCGGCCTTCGCCGGTTTCGACACCGCCTTCCATCTCGAAGACCCGAACAACCTCGCCCAGGCCTGGGCCAACAGCAGCAAAGCCACGCACATGATGCAGCTCGGGCTCGGGCTCGGCTCAGTCATTGTGGTCACCGATGCGGACCTGTGGAAAACCCCGACCATCGACCTGTACGACAACGCCTGGCTGCTTTGGTACCTGACCGCCGACACCGATGTGACATTGGTCTTCAATACCGATCACGACAGTCTGCCGACCTTGCTGCTGCGCTACTTCCCCCAGGCGCTGGTGGCCTTGTTCGCGCTGATCTGCCTGGGCTTCTGGCACCTGGGCGTAAGACAGGGCCCTCTGCTGGAGCCCGCGCCGAAGGCACGTCGGCAACTTCAGGAACACCTGCGCGCCAGTGCCGACTTCATCTGGCGCCGCAGCGGTCAGGCCCACCTGCTGCAGGCTTTGCAGCAAGACATCCTGCGCCGTGCACGACGTCGCTACCCGGGTTTTGAACAGCTTGACGTTGCCGAACAATGGCAGGTGATTGAACGCCTTACCGGCCAACCCACACACGCTATCAGCCAGGCCATGACCCCACGCCCGAAACGACGAGTGTCCAGCGTTGATTTCAGCCGTCAGGTCGCCCACCTGCAAATCTTGAGGAACGCCCTATGA
- a CDS encoding DUF4129 domain-containing protein, with protein MRLSDATVAIRPRTTWEAMDLGVLLSQRHRRLLMTSWAIITIPVFALLTWGLWDSPSLAVFIFWWLKPAFDRLPLYILSKALFGETPTLKQALYQWPRLLRPQLLASLTWRRLSPTRSFVMPVMQLEGLDGHPRQQRLRVLLQRDASAARWLTIIGVHLEGALWIGLMALFYFLLPEQVAIDWSWQTLISAMTQDWRWLEHLTNAFYVVVLVVWEPVYVACGFSLYLNRRTVLEAWDIELVFRRLRQRVVAVSSALLLAVFLLLPTAHTVWAAEPDVSPDSPRLLDQPLTSQASRDSIKALLDQPPFKNREAVTRYRFGEDKPDAESPNDDKTPQWLKALFKLFDGQRFAAAATVIEVVLWGAFISGLAVLIWRYRDALQTLVNRRPTRKRKAELPLPQQAFGLDLKPESLPDDIATSAEHLWQTNPREALGLLYRALLSRLLHDFNISFKSADTEGQVLKRIEQLQQPALLAFSRALTGHWQNMAYGHRLPPLQTQQELCETWRDLFGPGATH; from the coding sequence ATGCGCCTGAGTGACGCCACCGTGGCCATCCGCCCTCGCACAACCTGGGAAGCCATGGACCTGGGGGTACTCCTGAGCCAGCGCCATCGGCGCCTGTTGATGACCAGCTGGGCGATCATCACCATTCCGGTTTTCGCGCTGCTGACCTGGGGGCTTTGGGATTCGCCATCCCTTGCCGTGTTCATCTTCTGGTGGCTGAAACCGGCGTTCGACCGCCTGCCGCTGTACATCCTGTCCAAAGCCCTGTTCGGCGAAACACCCACGCTCAAACAGGCACTTTACCAATGGCCGCGATTACTCAGACCGCAATTGCTCGCCAGCCTGACCTGGCGCCGTTTGAGTCCGACTCGCAGTTTCGTGATGCCGGTGATGCAACTGGAAGGTCTGGACGGGCATCCGCGCCAGCAACGTTTGCGCGTGCTGCTGCAGCGAGACGCCAGCGCCGCGCGCTGGCTGACAATCATCGGCGTCCATCTGGAAGGCGCCTTGTGGATCGGTCTGATGGCGTTGTTTTATTTCCTGCTGCCCGAGCAAGTCGCGATTGACTGGAGCTGGCAGACGCTGATCAGCGCGATGACCCAGGACTGGCGCTGGCTGGAGCACCTGACCAACGCTTTCTATGTCGTGGTGCTTGTCGTCTGGGAACCGGTTTATGTTGCCTGTGGATTCAGCCTGTATCTGAACCGGCGCACCGTATTGGAAGCCTGGGACATCGAACTGGTGTTCCGTCGCCTCCGTCAGCGCGTAGTCGCTGTAAGCAGCGCGCTGTTACTGGCGGTGTTCCTGCTACTGCCGACAGCGCATACAGTGTGGGCCGCCGAACCGGACGTATCCCCCGACAGCCCGCGTTTGCTCGATCAACCCCTGACCAGCCAAGCCTCCCGTGACAGCATCAAGGCCCTGCTCGATCAACCGCCCTTCAAGAACAGGGAAGCGGTAACACGCTACCGATTCGGCGAGGACAAACCGGACGCCGAATCCCCAAACGACGATAAAACGCCGCAATGGCTGAAGGCGTTGTTCAAGCTGTTTGACGGCCAGCGATTCGCTGCGGCGGCGACAGTCATTGAAGTTGTCTTGTGGGGGGCGTTCATCAGTGGCCTCGCGGTGTTGATCTGGCGCTATCGCGACGCGTTGCAGACGTTGGTCAACCGGCGTCCGACGCGAAAGCGAAAGGCCGAACTCCCCTTGCCACAGCAGGCGTTCGGACTGGATCTAAAGCCAGAATCCTTGCCCGACGACATCGCCACCAGTGCTGAACACCTGTGGCAAACCAACCCGCGCGAGGCCCTCGGGTTGCTCTACCGCGCCCTGCTCAGCCGCTTGCTGCACGACTTCAACATATCGTTTAAAAGCGCCGACACCGAAGGCCAGGTGCTCAAGCGCATCGAGCAACTGCAACAACCGGCCCTGCTGGCTTTCAGCAGAGCCCTGACCGGGCACTGGCAAAACATGGCCTATGGTCATCGCTTGCCCCCGCTCCAGACGCAGCAGGAACTGTGTGAAACCTGGCGCGATCTGTTCGGTCCGGGAGCAACCCATTGA
- a CDS encoding MoxR family ATPase: MSEAIEPDVPSHAAQQRQRASQLARALRQELQKALIGQDTVIDDVLTALIAGGHVLLEGVPGLGKTLLVRALARCFGGEFARIQFTPDLMPSDVTGHAVYDLQTEQFKLRKGPLFTNLLLADEINRAPAKTQAALLEAMQERQVTLEGRALPIAQPFMVLATQNPIEQEGTYPLPEAELDRFMLKVRMDYPDADQELSMVRQVSRSTRADMLDVQPLRTLLQAKDVLALQRIASDLPLDDQVLDYAVRLARSTRNWPGLILGAGPRASIALVRCARARALLRGGEFVIPDDIKGCALAVLRHRVRVAPELDIEGLDVDQVLQQLLDQVPAPRQ, translated from the coding sequence ATGAGTGAAGCGATCGAGCCGGATGTACCAAGCCATGCCGCTCAGCAACGCCAGCGCGCCAGCCAGTTGGCCCGGGCTTTGCGCCAGGAACTGCAAAAAGCCTTGATCGGCCAGGACACGGTGATCGACGACGTCCTGACCGCGCTGATCGCCGGCGGTCATGTGTTGCTTGAAGGTGTACCGGGGCTGGGCAAAACCCTGTTGGTACGCGCCCTCGCCCGCTGCTTCGGCGGTGAGTTCGCTCGCATCCAGTTCACCCCGGACCTGATGCCCAGCGACGTCACCGGTCATGCGGTGTACGACTTGCAGACCGAGCAATTCAAGCTGCGCAAAGGCCCGCTGTTCACCAACCTGCTGCTGGCCGACGAGATCAACCGCGCCCCGGCGAAAACCCAGGCCGCGCTGCTCGAAGCCATGCAGGAACGCCAGGTCACCCTCGAAGGTCGCGCCCTGCCTATCGCGCAACCGTTCATGGTGCTCGCCACGCAAAATCCGATCGAACAGGAAGGTACTTATCCACTGCCCGAAGCGGAGCTGGATCGCTTTATGCTCAAGGTACGCATGGACTACCCGGACGCCGACCAGGAGCTTTCCATGGTGCGTCAGGTCAGCCGCTCGACTCGCGCCGACATGCTTGACGTGCAGCCCCTACGCACACTGCTGCAAGCCAAGGATGTGCTGGCCCTGCAACGTATCGCCAGCGATTTGCCACTGGACGATCAGGTGCTCGATTACGCCGTGCGCCTGGCGCGGTCCACCCGCAATTGGCCTGGCCTGATCCTCGGCGCCGGCCCGCGAGCGTCCATCGCGCTCGTGCGTTGTGCCCGGGCTCGAGCGTTGCTGCGAGGTGGCGAGTTCGTCATCCCTGATGACATCAAGGGCTGCGCACTGGCCGTGTTGCGCCATCGCGTGCGCGTTGCGCCGGAGCTGGATATCGAAGGTCTGGACGTCGATCAGGTACTCCAGCAATTGCTCGATCAAGTGCCGGCGCCGCGCCAGTGA
- a CDS encoding stage II sporulation protein M, with protein MKQSLFEHRHQAEWAQFSLQLASLERDRKAQDLDSFPSNYRRLCHHLAIARERGYSSFLVDSLQQQVLRGHQQLYRHRSRLGANVLAFILADFPQLVREQWRFVLAASLMFFGSLGGFALLVYVFPDLIYNLIPAPQVSEMQSMYDPVAGHLGRTAERAASEDWVMFGYYIMHNIGIAFQTFASGLLLGMGSVFFLIFNGLMIGAVAGHLTNIGYGQTFWPFVIGHGAFELTAIALAGAAGLQLGWALIAPGRLTRTEALRLAAHKSVLMICGVMLFLLIAAFIEAYWSSMTGPTAVIKYLVGAGLWVLVLIYLLFAGRQRHAPE; from the coding sequence ATGAAGCAAAGTCTCTTCGAGCATCGGCACCAGGCCGAATGGGCGCAGTTTTCCCTCCAGCTGGCGAGCTTGGAGCGGGACCGCAAAGCCCAAGACCTCGACAGTTTCCCGAGCAACTACCGACGCCTTTGCCATCACCTGGCAATTGCCCGGGAACGTGGCTACAGCAGCTTTCTGGTGGACTCATTACAGCAACAAGTACTGCGCGGACATCAACAACTCTATCGTCACCGCAGCCGACTGGGCGCCAATGTGCTGGCATTCATCCTCGCGGACTTCCCGCAACTGGTGCGTGAACAATGGCGCTTCGTACTTGCCGCCAGCCTGATGTTTTTTGGCAGCCTGGGCGGGTTCGCGCTGCTGGTGTATGTGTTCCCGGACCTGATCTACAACCTGATCCCTGCCCCCCAGGTCAGCGAAATGCAAAGTATGTACGACCCCGTCGCCGGTCATCTCGGGCGCACAGCGGAGCGTGCCGCCAGTGAAGACTGGGTGATGTTCGGCTACTACATCATGCACAACATCGGCATTGCCTTTCAGACCTTCGCCAGCGGTTTGCTGCTGGGGATGGGCAGTGTGTTTTTCCTGATTTTCAACGGTTTGATGATCGGCGCAGTCGCCGGACACCTGACGAATATCGGCTACGGACAAACCTTTTGGCCATTCGTGATCGGTCACGGTGCCTTTGAACTCACCGCCATCGCCCTGGCCGGTGCTGCCGGTTTGCAACTGGGTTGGGCTCTGATCGCACCGGGGCGCCTGACGCGCACTGAAGCCTTGCGGCTGGCGGCGCACAAAAGCGTCCTGATGATTTGCGGGGTCATGTTATTTTTGCTGATTGCTGCGTTCATCGAGGCCTATTGGTCATCAATGACCGGCCCCACGGCCGTGATCAAGTACCTGGTCGGTGCGGGGCTATGGGTGCTGGTGCTGATTTATCTGCTGTTTGCCGGACGCCAACGTCATGCGCCTGAGTGA